The sequence CTGAACaaggacatatttttttaaaaactaaaagaggagttcccatccttgcTCAGCTGTAAtacacctgactaggatccatgaggactcaggtttgatccctggccctgctcagtgggttaaggatcaggcgttgacatgagctgtggtgtaggtcacagacatggctcagatccctagttgctgtggctgtggcgtaggcaagcagctacagctctgattcaacccctaacctggcaacttccatatgctgtgggtgaggccctaaaaagacaataaataaatagtgatttCCCAAATATGAGTATCACTGCTTCTGCCCAACTATCGTGCTTTCTTCTACAATAACACCACTATTTCAGATGGATTTGTTACTTGTCCTGCAAgctaataataaaagtaaaaatcaactGAGTACTTCCTATATATTAGGCATATACAGGAATACCAAATTACTCCAATAATAGGTACATCATTTCagtctgtggggaaaaaaacctgaaaacaagtAGAATATATTTCTACTTGAAGATATGCCCAGAGTTCTGAAGTTCATTCTTCATTCAAAGGATATATATCACCAAAATGCTATAAATTCCTTGTACATACAGAACCAGAACACAGGTTGAAAGTACACAGGGCCCAGTCCAACTTTCCACCAGGAATTTCTGATACAGACTCTTTCCCCATCCCTATCTTCTGAATCTTCAACATGCCCCAAAGACACAATCCCATGAAATTCACTGTTGTCTCTCATACCTTCACCTTTACCTCCCAGAACCCAAATCACCAGAATGGGATGTTGACCTGCCAGCCTCCCCCCTAATTATCTCAGCCATACACAGAGGCATTCCAGTTCACTGCCCTATTATTTTTCTCCCCAAGAGTTAAATCTTGAATTTATATAAAAACGCATTTCTCCCAGATTCTAAAAAATATTGTGACTTTCCTAGTTTTAGATTGGGGGCAacagttttcctttaaaatctctttctttcttcagagtattttaaaagaaggcaGGATGGAATACATCAAAGCCTGCTGATGGCAACCACTTAAATTAGAAGTCTCTGGgccattttaattacttttaaaaacaaaggcagAGTACACGTAGGTTTCCCCACCCCAAACACCCTTCCCCCTGGTTACACAggtaaataagtattttaaagaacTTCTAAATCTTCCGATTCATAGTTGTAAGGTCAAATCCAAAAAAGATGAGATACAACCaattaaggaaagagaaacaaactatCTTTGGGGTTAACATGTATGATTAGGACAATACTTCACAAAAAATACTTCAAGTACTGAATGGCATCTGGCGAAGGaagaatggcaaagaaaaaataaagcaaaatttaaaaaagtaaggaAAGCCAAGGAAACCTGTGAATGTGCAATGAGAATAACTTTAATATGAGGTATCAAAGACATGGTAATAGATTTATCTTGAAATCCTttcaattatttcaaataaaagaaaattattattctttattttccctttgtcaTTTTCTGAATCACTAAAGCCTCTTGATGGTATTATAGCCTTATCATTCAAAGCTGCCTGTCTTTGGGGTTTAAATGctacaaaataaacaaagcttCCAAGCCCCAAATAAAgtaattcaatttttatattatatattctgcAGAACCCTAAGAACAGCTCAAAAATGCTAAATACTTTCACATgttctttaatctttattttctttaaaatttgcaagaattatgtgtgtatatgtatcttaGGCTGATGACTTATCAACTTTAAATTTATagatgagtttttaaatttataggaTTAGCATTTCATACTAGAATAAGAACCAAATTCAAGGAAGTGAATTGGAATTTCAGTCTTTCCTATGACGGTATCTACTATTTAATAAGGGCTTTCTAAGTGTCAGGTATCACACTTATGCTTTATATGGATTCTCATctcaattaattttgaaaaaagaaacaccttCCCTTAATACATAACAAAACTCAGGTTTAGAAAGATTTGGTGATCTGCCCAAAACAAGCAGCCAATAAGCAGATTCAAGTCATTCTGAATCTCAAACCTGAGCTTTTGAGAATCAacagagtagaaataaaatacagtctATCTGTAGAGACGATACCATGAACCCATCAGTAACAATGGTTCTAAACTGGAATATACGTGAGAATATGTGCAGGTTAAATACAGACACCTGGCACCTACCACAGACTTAAATATAGCCTCTCCAAGATGAGGCCTATGcacctctattttttaaaaacctccacaGGTGTTTCTGATGCACACTCCTGTCTAGGAGTCACTGGAACCAactagcaaaaataaatgaggggTATACCATTTATCTGGGGACACATGGGAacaggatgggggagggtggTTAGTTGTTATAGCAACTTGGAGGTGGAAATGGCATTCAGTATTCAGGATAAGAAATGCAATGAGTCCTGTGATGCCTCACCCCACAAAATGAAGACCCAACCCAACCAAAATGCCGCTGGTACCCCATTGAAAAAAATGGATTATATGTGTTCTGAATTTTttctagaaacagaaaatagatatTGAATTAAATTATAGTCCTTAGAGGCCACATGAAGAACTAGATTCCTTTTTCATTAAGTGTTAACACTTATACTATTAAGAATCTTGGATATAAAGAACATCTAATATATTAAAAACTTACATTTAAATGTTTCCGCCTCTAAAACTTGGCAACTGGCTTGATGTTCAAACTGATCGTCTTCACAGAGAAAGTTATGGCAAAAAGAACAACTGAAAATTCTCCCTCCtattggattaaaaaacaaaaccaacaaatgtTAAGTatgatgaaatttaattttaaaaactcctatcaataaaactgctctgaagagaTGGTGAGTTATTACAGATTTATACCAAAACAGCACAGCAGTTTTTGTTCTGGTATAAGGGTACAAAAAAATttgaccactgaaccacaaagagTGAACCCCCGCTATACTCTGGCTACTCATGTAACACCATGCTCAAAGACACCTTCCTGCCCTACCTGCCTAGGGAAACAATCCTGGTGTTGCCTATTATTCCCAGTATACATATCTTTTCCAGCTAAACTGATAACCAAAACAGTGTCAGCTCTACAGATTGATAGCaccctgaaaaaaaatcttaaaaagaagcaTCCAGAATGTTTCAGTCAGCCTTCACTTCAGCAGAGCTTGTATGTAACCACTCACCGTGGTCCCAGACACCCCGTTCACATTCCACACACTCGGCGTCGGTAAGTGGGCAGGCACAGGCATGTGTACTGAGACACTTCCTACCATGGCAAACCCAAGCTTCACAGAAGTCACATATTGCACCCTGCCACCAAAGAACAGgaacaattaatctttgacacgTGACTGGCTGCAACCATTGTTTAATGCAATGACAACCACCAAAATTTtatgaattcaggagttccccttgtggttcagcagaaacaaatctgactagcatccatgcagacacaggtttgatccctggccttgctcagtgggttaaggatctggcgttgccgtgagctgtggtgtaggtcgcagacatggctcggatctggtgttgctgtggctgtggctgtagagtaggcaggcagctacagctcagattagactcctagcctgggaacttccatatgctgcaggtgcgaccccaaaaagacaaaatcaatcaatcaatcaatcaatcaaatgaGGTCTGGGGTCCACAATTTAAGCATTCCTGTCTATAAGCAATTCTGGTaactaaaatgaattttttcaaatattaacatttatgacttaagaaaattcctttttatctgtataatttataaaataatcataCAGCTTTTCTAGAATaactaagagaaaataaaacttctgccagcatctttttttttttttaaggtaacttATGCTTTAAATCATTATTACATTTCCttgcaggaaaaaaaactaaatatagaactaaagGACAAGGTAAGAGTCCAATTCTCTATTGACTGTAAGACTATACCTTCCAATAACACTATGATATCTACAGAACGGTGAGAGCTAAAATCTTAAGGAAATGGGATTGGATGGTCTCTCCTTTACAGGTAAGGAGTGACAGCTACCTGACACCAAGTCTGAGTGCCAGAGCTACTTTAGAGCCAAGCTATGATTTAAACCCAGGTCTTCTGAGTCCCAAAATCAGTGTTCTCCTATTCAAGGCTCTGTAACGAAAGTGGTAAAGAGCAAATAGGAAGAATGTTTTTGGAGTGGTAAAAATAGATTACCAGTATGGATAGCAAATCCTCAAATATATCTCTTGGATTACTCAGAGTTCTAGCAAGAAAGAAGGAGATGACACACTAAGCTGGGTAATCCAGGAGAGTTTAAAAGAGAATTTACAGAGAACAGGGAAGGGCTTAGAAAAACGACAAGGGATGGTACCCCCTCTAGGCCTGAAGGGTCAAGGGTAGGGAGGGAGGTGCCGGAGCCTGGGGAGAGCCGTGTGGAGACGACTACGGGGCACACAGGAGGACAGGGGCCAATCCATGTGGACACCGGGACAACCTGGGGGGGAGTAAGCTGGGAGAATGCACACTCGGATCATAATTTCCTCCCACTGTCAGGGCTCTTGCCAGAGTCCTCTATGGGCTGAACCAGAAGCCCTAAGTAAGAAAGCCATCGATCCAGTTCACACACAGAAGTCAGGCTCCCAGGGCAAGACAGGGTGGGGAAGAGTGAAAGAGGAGGGCATCTCAATCGGCAAATAGAAGATGGCCAGGAAAGCACTTTTCCAGAATTTAAAGCTAGTAAAGCATCAATTCTACTTAAACTTTATATGAGGTCATTTATACTCATACAACttggtgaattaaaaaaatagtaacttgATAAATGGAGATATAAGCAAGCTACCAAGGAAGATTACAATGGCTTCTGAATAAAGATTAACATTGACGATCTTATAAAGTAAAGAAAGAGTAATTTTAAGATGATTATGCATAATTCTAGCTCTTGTTTCTGTAAGATAGGcacacatgaaaaatataaaagtcggcctcatgatggaaaacaatgcattctttgaaaattattataaatattctaCTATAAATATTACTTTCCTCGTGGTCTGACATTTGGACCTAAGCATAAATTCATGCAAAAGAATATACTAAACTAGTCAAAAAAGTAACATATTTAGTGAAAAAGAGAgcaaaatacattattattttaaaacaatgaatttcctttgaaaatctgACATGTAACAGAGAGAACTACATATAACTATACGGAGTGAAAAGCATAATTCTGTGTTTACATTTTGAAAtgcaaagctttaaaaaaataaatactcctAAATTCTTTTGGAACTAGCCTGTTTTTTTAACCAAACTCTTGAATGTTAGTCAAGCAGGGCTTTTCGGTAGAGTAAATAACATTGTGTGAAGTCTAATTAAGACACATTAGGAAGGTACCACCACTGGCAAATGAATTGCTGTTTAGGTCGACATTAAATGAGTTTCCATTCCCGTACATTTCCCCAAAAGAAGGAAGCAGTCAAAAACAAGTGGGTAATAAGTGAAAAACATGTCACAGATAATCCAGAAAACTCCAGACTGACTGAACCAAGGGGCAAAGCAGtgctatttagaaaaaaataactacatattGGTCAATATGACTTTTTCTTACCCTTGAAAACCTACTGGTCTAAAAGATAAGGACAAAAAGCTCACCACCATTGCGAGGCCGGTACTGTAGACACCAGCATGTTTTATGACACAGTCTGAAGACTTCATCATGCACTTTGTTTTCCCTATGGCAAGAAGCACATTCTTGCTATTAGTCTTACAAAGCAGTACATGCAAATGTTCACTAATTCCTCTTTGTATCTAGCCCCAGTTCCTAcagaaatcatttgaaaatgaaCAGACAGAGATCAGACTgtttactgaaaaaaagaaagtggacaTAACCAAGATCTCATTAGCTGAGTCAGATCTTTTATTAGGGACTTACATGCTAATTCATGTTTGTACTCAAATCAGAAATTAAAGGTTATGCTTAGTAATCTAAAGATCACTTAGAGTAGTTTAAAATCTTATGAATTTTCAGATGAATTAAaacagatttctggagttcctgttgtggctcagtggttaacaaatccgactaggaaccatgaggtttcaggttcgatccctggccttgctcagtgggttaaggatccagcattgctgtgagctgtggtgtaggccgcagacctggtcggatcccgcgttactgtggctgtggtgtaggccggtggctatagctccaattagacccctagcctgggaacctccatatgccgtgggagcgaccctagaaaaggcaaaatgaccaaaacaaaaaaaaaaacaaaaaaaaaacagatttcaaaagttatgatttaaaaatgaattctacattttatatttcacaatAAAGGCAGTCTGATTTAAAGTTACTTATTTCTTTCCATagaatatcaaaaaacaaatgaaataataattatgcaaatttgggttcatttttaatgtttatccacaggtaaaaatttataaacatagcCCCCAGGTAAACATTCTTCCAACAGAATTGTCAAATAGTGCCCAAGTGAGgacaaaaataacaggaaaataaTGATAAAGCTAACAATCACAATATACCCAGAGGAGATCTGACCTAGCAGCAAATTACCAATCCAAAACACTGTCAGGAAATTCATTTATCACATACTATGAGAGGATTAAAGGTGACATAGTAATCACCCATCTCAGACTCCACAAAGTGGAAcatgaaagaaacagaagcagCTCAATTTTCCATTACCTTGATTACTAAGAAACAAAACTAGACACTAGgaaatgggaagaaagagaaactggAAATGAGAGGCAGCAACCACCCACCTGTTCCATGTCCAACACTAAGTGCAAGAATCAATAAGTGGGAAATGCATACACAGCACTACAAACACTGAAACTATGGGAAGGTCCTAGGGGAAGCTTATCTCAATCTTCTCCAGTCTATTTTCTCACTCCACATTCACTGGTCTTTTGTAAATAAGGATATAAAAACTGGCAGATGACTCATTTATGTAGGCCAGCATTCTCTTTTCCATTAATTACAGACTGCAAAGACATCTTTGAAAGCTAGAACAACACTAGAAACATTCAGGGGTATAGCCCTAAACCTTCCTATTATTCTGCAATGTTCccaaaacacatttaaaagagCACAGCCCTAACTGCTTCACCTGAAACTATTATCCCACAACCAATGGGGATACTTATTCAATAAAAGtttgagtttaaaattttataattcaatAATTATATTCACTCTAGATTTCTTCACTGGAGGTCTTCAGAACCTTTAACATAGTAGACATATGTAATAGATTCTCCCAGATGGGACCAAGGGAATGAAGCACACAGCACATCTCAAAAGTACACACTGCTTTAAGAAATATCTATTAATATCACAAGTACTCTGTGGAAGACTATTTGGGAAACTTTGATCTAGTTTTACTCTAAATAATCATTCACTCTAAATAAAAGTTTCCACTAACGCTTGGGAACTAGGTAAATGGCTTAGGGACTTGATTCTACTCACTTGGGAATACCTATGAGGAAATTCAAGAATCATACACTAAGAACCAAACAGACAAACTGATTACAAAAACTGGCACTAGGTAAATGtggaacaaaattattttcaatggtCTAACATCTAGCAGGCAAAATCAGCAGGAATcaagatttagaaaagaaaacaaagatatcaACAAGACTAAGACAGTACAAATAAAAACTCAGGatcaccagagttcccgtcgtggcacagcagaaacgaatccaactaggaaccatgaggttatgggttcgacccctggccttgctcagcgggttaaggatccagtgttgccatgagttgtggtataggtcacagacacagcttggatcccgagttgctatggctgtggtgtaggccagtggttgtagctccgattggacccctagcctgggaacctccatatgccctgggtatggccctaaaaagccaaaaaaaaaaaaacaaaaaacaaaaaactgaggaTCACCAAACGTTATTAGTCTGAACCCTaatcttttaatgtttaaaaatttaaaacaacatgTGGTAACATTATCTAAACTGtatcttaaattattttccagcATTACAACCAAGACTTGATAGTTTTTTGGTAGGCCAAATAaccttttgttattttattaatagTAAGGCATAGCATAACTGTAAATGATAATGGTAAACCCACAGGTTCAAATGGattaaatgcaaaacaaatgattaataaaagaaaaggcacGTGTCCTTTTCACATACTTACCACACTGTGCGCAAATTGGTAACTTCTGTACAGAATTACAAAAATAGCAAAACGCTCTATTCTTCTGCCGCCTTGAAATgtaaaagagtattttaaaatacagtcaaATAACAGATAAAAGATCACCTATATTATGACATATAGAAATGcataatacatttattattatacagatagaaaaagaaataagaatttacCTCTGACACTTGTCACATTcctgtaaaacagaaaaacataacaTTAATTTTTCTACTGGCAGAAAACTGCAAACTTGCTTGCATTATAAAGAATATCTTGTTTTTCACATTAAGATTTAAGTGACATTTGCCCAAACCCTCCAACTCCACATATGTATACAAGCATCCACACACCAATAACAAAGGGAAGCTCTTGGACAGACCACACTAGAGAAAGAAGTGGCATTTTCACAAAAGAGGCTAAATTCAGAGGCGGGTTGTTTTTTGGATTTCTTCCTTTAAGGAATAAGACAAATAATACAGAATGGACATAAGAAACAGTAGCAAACAGTATGCTGAAGCTCACAGAAAATCCTGAATTCTAAACATGGTATTCAGAGCTCTCCAAAATCTGTCTCTAATCATTTTTCAAACCTCACTGGCTTGTTCTCTTTAGATTCCAGTCCCTATTCATCAGCCATTCTTGAAATGTCTTGTATTGTCTTCTCCATGCCTTATTCTGATACTTTTCCCTGAAAAGTCCCTCCGCACATCTTTAGCTACTGGATGTTCTGGTGATGACCACACTTCCTCTATGAACTGCACCCCATTCCCACATGCAGTGTTCTCACCCCTTAGTCCTAATGTACCTTACTCCCAACTATACCTTTTCTGCAGCACTCACCAAAGTCTAGCTCTGACTGCATGTAGTATGCATgagtcatttcttcttttgtctgccctctttctcctctctagAAATGGCCCTGACAGGGAGTCCCCACTATCCTCTCTGTGCTATGTAATCTTGCCCCTCCTCCATTCCCTCAACCCAGTCATAAATATGAGCTAATCCTGAGATGGGCACCCGCCCAAGCCCAACCTATCAGagctccttccctccctgtgGGCAACCAGATGTGATGGGAGACAGGCCAGCCCTGAAGCCAAACAAAGGGAATGGAACTAAATACCGGGCTAAAGCCAGGACAACCAATTGTTCCAGGTTCTACCTGCCCTGCATCCCAGCTACATCCTTGCCCTACCCAACTATACTAGTGCATTATTTATTCAAGAAACTCTATTTCTCCCTAAATCTAACTTAAGTTGACTTCTGTCACTTATAAAACTTAATACAGAAAAGAACTGAGCCATTAGCCTGTGGAAACAGGGACTCTGGCGTTCATCTACGCACCCCCACAAAAGCCTGCACTGGTTTCTGGCACAGAGAAGACACGTGACAAACATTTGAGGAATTAAGTCACATCAAGCATTTCATGTAtgttcaatgaaacaaaaaaaaaaagagagagagagagagagataaggaaacagaaaatgtggACAGGAGTAGAAATAGGGAAATGGCCAAAGTAAGGGAAAAGGTAATGATGATATATAATGAAACAGCTCCAATTAATAGGACAAACTGAATAAGGTATACTGGGTTAGAGGAGCTGGAAAATGTCACAGTTCCTTGTATTCTTGTTCAGTATGTATCGATTTGTTACCAAGAGTAGCCCAGGTAATATGATAgcttttataaataacaaaatcaaaattcaccattactcagtgaaaatgaaaacgGACATGCCTTTAATACAAATTTAAACAGTTTTTCAATTATCAACGAATATCCAAAAAAATTTACCATTGAAGCATTGCATGGGTGTTTAGCTAAGTCAATAGTGCTTCTTGATGCTCTTAGTTGCTTCTCACGTTCCCGGCGgttctctgccttcttcctcGCACCAGTCTTTTTTTTAGGCATTTTCCCTTTCTatacaaaaagacagagaaaatataattGCCTTGTTTCATTCGCTGTTTTAAATAAGAAACTAAGGAAGAGCAGAATGAAATGTTCCTattctcattaaattttaaacGCAATCCTGCCATTTTGATGGTTAAGCACATTTTAAGCCTTCATGAAATATTAAGCACACATCCTCCCAAATAAAATagatggcttttaaaataagGCACTTATTTGTACTACTAAACAATTCTCAAAAATGTAAACACCAAAAAGATTGATTCTAACAGCTAAAATGGTTTTCTTTCCCACTGAGAAACAAAAGTTTCTCTGATGttaaatattccttaaaaattaGTCTGtaccaagtgaaaaaaattattagggaCACATCATTaacaagaaaacattaaaaagtgtATTATTTACCCAGTTCATATCGCTTTTTTAAGCTACATATTCAGATGACCTGATGCTGCCAAGACTGCAAGTGTTAAGTCCTTTTTCTCCCATGTAATACCTAAATAAAACATCTAGTAGTCAAGTCAAATAACCTAAACTACAAAGTCAAACTGTCCTccctgaagaaaatattaaaagcgtCAGAGTTAGTTTGACTCTGAAAGCTGCCTTTCCCTCTATGTGTAGTGAGCACATGGTCTTAAGAGAGTTCAAAATGAAGAGCATATGTTtaccacacatacaaaaataaggGCTTTAAAACTGGCTTTTACAAGGTAGTTGAAATAACTACCACGTTTAGAAAAACAAGAATTTTactaaataacacatttttatgtGGCTTTTCATCCATCTGAAGATCACAAGTTCCCTGAGGATTCTAGCCCTATCTTTCTTGACACTGTTTGGCTCCCAGCCTTGCCTGGCAGAAATCAAAGTCATGTCCATGATACACGGAGTTTCAAGAAACCGCACCTCGAAATTTACATGTCTCATTACAATACAGCAAAATCACACACCAGCTTGTACCTGAAACAAAACTAAGGTCATTCATAAAAGTTTTCCTACTTTATGGGTTTCAACGCTAATGTTGGAATGCCCAATCAAAATCCGAGTGGGAGTTGCcttagtggcgcagtggttaacgaatccgactaggaaccatgaggttgcgggttcggtccctgcccttgctcagtgggttaacgatccggcattgccatgagctgtggtgtaggttgcagacgcggctcagatcccgcgttgctgtggctctggcgtaggccggtggctatggctccgattcgatccctagcctgggaacctccatatgccgcaggggcggcccaagaaatagcaaaaagacaaaaaaaaaaaaaaaaatccgagtgGTCGTTAGCTGAGACTTAAAAATACAGACAAACCAGACCGAGAGCTTTAACTGAGTTAAGTGGTTACCGGGAGTAACGTCCAAGTCCACTAAGTCACCCTTCCAgtatttaaaatgacaaaatacacaAGGTGAACAAAATGTGTACTGCCCTGGCCAAAGGAGTTCATAAAATAATCACAGGGTGATCATCGAATGAATTCCTGCGTCCCCAGGGGTGAACCCGCTAAGTTGAGCCTCCTTTTTTCCTCCTAGTTTGTTTTGTAAACTTTAAGAGTGAATTCTATTTCTCAGCCTTATATGGACTTAAGCCCTTCCCCAGGACGTGGCCCGTGTCACGAAATGAGGAAACAAGCCCAGGGTGCCTGCAGCTTTGGAGGTAAGTCTGCAGCCCGAGGACCCTGCGGGGCGCAGGGGGCGTCCAAAGGAGACGACGTAGGTGCCACGCGGCTGGGGGAACCAACAGCCGGCCCCCGCCCGCGGGGCACCCTCCCTCGCGCGCGCTCCGGGCCGA comes from Phacochoerus africanus isolate WHEZ1 chromosome 10, ROS_Pafr_v1, whole genome shotgun sequence and encodes:
- the ZNF330 gene encoding zinc finger protein 330, which encodes MPKKKTGARKKAENRREREKQLRASRSTIDLAKHPCNASMECDKCQRRQKNRAFCYFCNSVQKLPICAQCGKTKCMMKSSDCVIKHAGVYSTGLAMVGAICDFCEAWVCHGRKCLSTHACACPLTDAECVECERGVWDHGGRIFSCSFCHNFLCEDDQFEHQASCQVLEAETFKCVSCNRLGQHSCLRCKACFCDDHTRSKVFKQEKGKQPPCPKCGHETQETKDLSMSTRSLKFGRQAGGDEGDGASGYDTYWKNLASDKYGDTSYHDEEEDEYEAEDDDEEEEEAGKDSDAESSELFTNLNLGRTYASGYAHYEEQEN